The following coding sequences lie in one Alosa sapidissima isolate fAloSap1 chromosome 15, fAloSap1.pri, whole genome shotgun sequence genomic window:
- the LOC121683973 gene encoding complement C1q and tumor necrosis factor-related protein 9B-like: MDQTDRTDADGRGDGLPNVDPEPQPQNPTDGRGDGPDDIDKTVAFTAKLIPCDNYPAHNGVLKFRHILVNKREGYDATTGVFTCPMAGFYYFTVHASVYGRGEVIIQKNGVKVVSAYHTTLPNRMSQVASISSVIKLSLGDRVWVDLWGCGRNDIFCSADNDTVFVGFRLS, translated from the exons ATGGACCAAACAGACAGAACAG ATGCAGATGGACGTGGAGATGGCCTGCCTAATGTTG ACCCAGAACCACAGCCCCAAAATCCTACAGATGGTCGTGGGGATGGCCCTGATGATATTG ACAAGACGGTGGCCTTCACTGCAAAACTCATTCCTTGTGATAATTATCCAGCTCACAATGGTGTCCTTAAATTTCGCCACATTCTGGTCAATAAGCGAGAGGGCTACGACGCAACCACTGGTGTGTTCACATGCCCCATGGCTGGCTTCTATTACTTCACTGTCCACGCCTCTGTTTATGGCCGCGGGGAGGTCATCATTCAGAAGAATGGCGTTAAAGTGGTCTCTGCTTACCACACTACTCTGCCTAACAGGATGAGCCAGGTGGCCAGCATAAGCAGCGTCATTAAGCTGTCCCTAGGTGACAGAGTTTGGGTGGATCTGTGGGGCTGTGGCCGAAATGACATTTTCTGTTCTGCAGATAATGACACTGTGTTTGTAGGATTTCGACTAAGTTGA